ACAATCCCCTTCATTGGAGACCGCCTTTTTCAAGTGCCCCGGGATAAAGGATCTCAGCAATGGTATGAATGCCTTTGAGCAGATCCATGGTGGGCCGGGATACAATCTTTTCGTCCACAATGAAAATCTGATCATCCTTTACCGCCCGAATCACATCAAAGCCGGGCTCATTTTTGATCATCTCGATGCCGGGCTGATTCATGGCCCCTTTCTGGGCCAGAAAAACATCCATTTCATGGGCGTGGGATAAAATCCGCTCTTTGCCGTAAAAGGCGATGTTGGTGCCTCTTATGGATGGTGCGTCCTGGGCGATGTTTATACCGCCCGCCGTTTCCAAAGCAAAAATGGCCACTGAACCGGGTGTAAATGTTTTCATGCGGGAATGAATGGCCTCAAAATAGACCTGCTTTTTATTCGGTCTCGTCCGGGTTACAGCCGTAATCTTGGAAATTTCCTTTTTGAATGTGGAGACCATCTGCCGTGCTTGATCTTTTTTCCCGGTCAAGGCTCCCAGAGTCAGCCAATAGTCAAACATCTTTTCTACACTGCCGGGTTGAAGGGAAACAACAACAATACCGGATCTTTCCATACCCTTCACCAGGGCTGTATAGGCTCTATCGATCATGGGCCGGATCAACACCAGGTCCGGCCGGACGGCCAAAAATTTTTCAAGTCCGTCATGGTAGGAAAATGTGGGTTTGCCCGTCCAATCGTCCATGGGACAGATTCCAATGATTTCATCATCAAGCCCCAGGGTTTCCAAATTCCGGGTATGGGCACCGTACAGGCTGATAATCCGGGTAAAGGGCCTATCGACCTGAATGCTGCGTCCACCGGCATCCGTAACAACACAGCCGGCATGACTTTGCACCGGCAAAGCCCAAAACAAAAAAACTGCAAAAAATACTAAATTAAAGTGCTTCATTTTAAAAATACCACCTGTTTACACTTAATGGCTTCATCAAAATAGACGCGGGAAGACACCTGAAACACCGTTTTAATAACGGATTCCGTGAATACCTCATCAACCGGTCCACGGGCGATCACCCGCCCTTTTTTTAAAAACAGCAGGGTCCGGCAGAACCGGGCGGCCATATTTAAATCCTGCATCACACTGATTACTGTAAGCCCCTTCTTTTTCACTTTGTCCGCAGCCAGGGTCATCAGCGCAAGGGTGTGACGAATATCCAGATTGGAAGCGGCCTCATCCAGGATCAGACAGGAGGCGTCCTGGGCCAGGGCCCTGGCAAATACCACACGCTGGCGCTCCCCGCCGGACAGTTCCGTGACATGGCGACCGGAAAAATCACTGATCCCCGTGGCTGCCATTGCCTGGGCAACCAGTTTTCGGTCTTTTACACCGGGTGCACTGAACCGGCCCAGATGAGGATACCGCCCCATCATCACCACCTGTTCCACGGTAAAGGGGAAATTTACCCGGAAATCCTGGGGAACCAATGCACATTTTTTCGCCAGCTCGGCGACAGTCAGATCATCCAGAGGCCTGCCGTCCAGTAGAATCTCGCCGGTTTGGGGTTTCAGGTGTCCTGTGATCAGGTCCAGCAGGGTGGTTTTTCCACTGCCGTTGGGCCCAAGCACCCCATGGAAACACCCATTCTCTATTTCCAGGCTGAGCCCTGAAAAAATAGGCTGGACCTCATAGGAAAAACAGATGTCCTTTAATGTATATCCCATGGGTCTTAAAACTTTTGTTTCCCGGAGAACTGACGTTTAAACACATAACAAAAAAACGGCCCCCCGATCAATGCGGTGAGCACCCCAATGGGCAGTTCCGAAGGCAATACGGCCCGGGTAAATGTATCTGCGGACAGCAGCAATACCGCCCCGGCCAGAAGGGAAACCGGCATCAGCCACTGGTTGTCCGCCCCCACAATCCCGCGCATCATATGGGGTACCAAAAGCCCCACAAATCCGATGATGCCGGATACGGACACGCACACGGCCGCCATAAGCGACGCTGCCGCCAAAAGAATCAGACGGGATTTTTTTACATCCACACCCAGGGAGGCGGCAGCCCGATCGCCCAAGGCCATAAGATTCAAGTCCCTGCCAAAACAAAGGCATATCACACCGCCGATGCTCACAAAGGCAAGAGAAAGCCCGACATCACTCCAGGTTTTGGCGGCAAAGCTGCCCATGAGCCAAAAAATGATTACCGAGACCCGTTCATCCGCCGCATATTTCAAAAAACTGATCCCGGCCGAAAGAATAGCTGCAACGATAATCCCTGAAAGAATCAGATTGTTGGATGAATACCCCCCGGCAGTGCCGCCGGACAGGTAGAGCACCACGGCCAAAGTCATGACGGCACCGGCAAAGGCGCACAGCCCCACACTTAGCCCCTGGAAGTAACTCATGTTAAACAAAAAGGCCACGCAGGCCCCAAAGGCGGCACCGGCCGAAATGCCAAGGGTATAGGGATCAGCCAGGGGATTCCTCAAAATCCCCTGGAACACCACCCCGGAAATCGAAAGCCCTGCCCCCACAATGGCGGCCGTCAAAATTCTGGGAAGTCGTACATCCCAGATAATGGCCGAGGTCAGTGCATCCACAGGCCCCCGGCTACAGAACTTTTCCCAAATCACCGCCAACACCTGAAAAAAAGGAAGTCGAACCACGCCCATGGCCGCAGACACCACAATGACCCCGCCCAGCAGCAAGCCAAGCCCAATCGCCACCCGGGCGGGGGACTTTTTTATGCCTGGTAAAGCCGGCATAATTAACACATATCCTCTCAATTTCGATTATTATTCAGCACCTGAACGAAAAAACTCGTATTTGGACGCAAGGTTGCCCAGGTGCAAGGCCAGGGTGACCGCATTTATAATTTTGCCGACGATTTTAACTTCACAATCGCTATCGGGATCGAAATGTCCATTGTTTTCGATCCCGATCCCGATAGCGATAGCGATAGCGAGGACTTTATAATATAAATGCGGTTAATCCAGGTGCAAATTTTCCTGCAACGCCGCAGGTGGATAACTTTTCGTTCAAACACTATTTAGTGTCTGAACGAAAACCTGGAAATTTTGTTGAGTACAAGGCGGGCTGAAATTTTAACCGAAGGAATACATAGAATATTTCGAGGATTAAAATTTCAGTCCAACGCCGTAATCGGCAAAATTTACGGTTTTCGGTCGGGCACTATTTAAAGTGGGCCATTGCCTTTGATAGCTGACTCACCCAAATATCGGCAAACGCATCGTATTCAGCCGTGCCTTTAAGTACAGTCTGACAGGCGAATCCCACCTTGGTCAACTGGGATTTCCAGGAATCTTCCTCATCGCCTGCCATATCATTTTTGGCATGGTCGCCGGCAACGGACATAAAAGGCATTAACCAGACTTTTCCACTCTTTTTTGCCTTAAGCCAAGTAATAACATCCCCAAGATCAGGATACCCCTCCACAGTGCCCATGATGATGTTGGGATCTTTTTGCTGAAGCTGCCAGTTCATCGCAGCGTAGTAGATATTGCCCGGGTGGTGGGTACCATGCCCCATAAGCACAACCGCCTCGTTTGCCTTACGCGCTTTGGGCAATGTAGCAATAACGGCGTCAACCGCTTTGGCAACCGTATCTTGGGCACCAAGCATGGGAAAGCCTAAAATAAGCCTGTCAAACCCACCAGGCATAGCCTTGAATCCATTCACGGTCATGGTCAGTTCATGGTACTCTTCGCCTGGAATGGTATGAAGGGACTGAACTGCCACATGGGTATATCCCTTATCCATCATTTTGGCCAATGCCTGGGCCGGGGAAAGGATCATTTCACCCTGCTTGGCCAATTTATGCCGGATGATATGGGAAGTATAAGCCCAGAACACATCAACGTCTGGAAATGTCTTTTTCACTTTTGCTTCAATGTTTTGAAAAGAGACTTTTGCGGAGGCCTCGCTGGTACCAAACGCCACCAGCAAAATGCCTTTTTTCATCTCTCTTGCTTCTTTGTGGGCATATGCATTTGCCGCACACAACACCATGGCCAAAATAACTGCTGCGGAAATCATTCTTTTCATTCAACGTCTCCTCATTATCCTGGATGTTCATATTAAAGCGCGGCAAGTCATCCAGTACCTGCACTGCGCCCAAAAAGGCGATCCCGCATATCGGCCGGTCTCAAAAACAAAACAGCCCTTCAAGCCTTTTTACGACTTGAAGGGCTGCACCCAGTTTTCTTGACCCTGTAATATCTATGTCTGCGCCGGCAATTCCCTTTGCATAGCGCACATCATCAGCTCAGGCAGGTCTTCTGGCTCCCGGATCATCCAAACGCCTGCGCCTTCCCATACGCCTTAAAAAAACGAACAGTGGCAATGTGCAGGTTTTGTCCCCGATTACAGCGGCGGGACCGCTCCCGATTCTAACGGGATTCCCTGTTAGGCCCAAACGGGCACCTCAACACAAGGCGCATGATTGCGTAATAAGATGTTCCTGTCAAGCGGGCATTGGGCAAGAAACAGAGCCTTCACCTAAAGCGATCTTATCGTATAACGGCCATGGGCCGTCCTTGGTCTATCTTCACCCAGGCTTCGAGCCACAACAAAGATAGAAAAATCTGAGTAACTTACCCAGACCTTCTTATAAAAACCCCATAGCTCATTCACCGCTTTGGTTTTTCCAATATTTCGGTGACATTTTCTATCAAATCCGTTATCAAAAGCGGTTTATCTAAGACTTTTGATATGTGGAGATCCTTTGCTTTATCCTTGTCTAGTTTCTCGCTGTAACCCGAACAGATAATAATGGGGATATCAGGACGAATTTCTAATATTTTTTGCGAAAGTTCAGTACCTATCATTTTGGGCATTGCCATGTCAGTAATCACCAAATCGAAATCATCGGGATTGGCTTTAAATAAATTCAATGCTTCAGTACTGTCCTGAAAACCAGTTACACGAAAGCCATAATTTTCAAGCGCTGTGATGCCCAACTTGACAATTGATTCTTCATCGTCCACCAGTAAAATATGTTCATTGCCGGTTTTACCTGAAAAAGAAACAGAATCCTTTTTTTCGATGTCAAAAGCCTGATCAGTAATCGGGAGGTAAATTTTAAACATTGTTCCGATGTTATGGCGACTTTCAAAATATATCCCACCATTACAATTTTGAACAATACCATACACAACCGACAACCCCAGTCCGGAACCCTTTCCAACTTCTTTTGTGGTGACGTATGGTTCAAAAATTTTATCTTTTATACTTTCGGGAATGCCAATGCCGTTATCTTTAACAGATAAACATAGGTATTCACCTTTAGGAAGATTTAATTCCTGGGGTGGATTGGCTTTATTTAAACCAATAATGATTTCTCCTTGATCTCCTGCGATTGCATGATAGGCATTCGTACAAAGGTTTAAAATAGTTTCATGAATTTCAGAATCATCACACAGCACAGCGTCCTGACCACCATAAAGATCGCTGGTTAAATTAATATTCGCCGGAATGGTGGATCTTAGCAATTTCAATGTTTCATTGATCACAGGTTGAAGAAGCGTAGGCTTTAATATCGGATCCTGCTGTCTTGAAAAACGAAGAATGCGCTTAACCAAATCTCCGGCACGTGTTGCACCATCGAGAATAGTTGTTAAATTTTCCTGTACAGGATGATTATCAGGTAATTCCTTCTGGGATAATTGAGAAAATCCGATAATAGGGGCAAGTATATTATTAAAATCGTGTGCAATGCCGCCTGCCAATTGTCCGATTGATTCCATTTTTTGGGACTGCTGGTATTTTTTCTCCATCTCTTTAAGTTCTGTAATATCCGTGGCAATTTGGAGCCTGACCAGTCTGCCGTCCGTCCACTCTATCGCACGATCATGGTTGACATACCATTTAAGATGATGAGGAATCGCCTTTTTCAGCAATTCAAGTCCGGAACTCAGCAATCACGAAATCTGCCGGGGCACATCCTTGTTGAAAAAACTTTTAATTTTTGCAAAAAGCATTTTGATACCCCGCCATATTTTGGGCAGCAGCCACACAATCAGGCAAATGAAGCCGACCAGAAGCGCCAAAAATAAAACGGGATTATGAAGCGCGGCCAGAATGCCGCCGATGACAGCTACATCTTCAAGCACCGAAGCGATCCAATTGGAAAAAGGTTCAGGAGACGTATTGATCAACAGCCTGGAACCCGATTTTGTCAGATGGCTGCCCGTGGCAAGACCTCCGCCCAGGATTCCGGCGGCAAGGGCCAAAGAAGGATTGACATCGCCCACGGCACCTGCGGCAATCATCACCCCGGCCGGAATCCGGATAAAGGTGTGAATGGCATCCCAACCCGAATCAACCCCGGGGGTTTTATCGGCAAAAAACTCAACACAATACATGAAACCGGACGCCCACAGCACCACCGGCTCGGACAATATTTCAAGATTTGGGGGCAGCACCAGATTGCCGGTGGCACCCAAAATACCCAAAACAAATACCGTGGCATACAGATTAATCCCGCTGGCCCATGCCGCACCCATGCTCAATGCGATGGTTTTAATAATCTGATCAAAGGATTCCATGGTTAAAGCTCCTTTCACCGCTTACAATTAATCCAAGCCCTTCTTTCAAAAATCAAATATCACAAAGCGTTTACCGAAAACACTATCACATCACTTCGGCCAAAGCCATACAAGCCCTTTGTTCAGTGCATAAATGTACTTTGAATCGCTCTGTTTATTTCTCCAGGATAGTGGTAAATATTGAAGGAGCCAATAACATCAAACCCTTTTAGACGAGGAGAACACAGGCAATGGCAGAGAACACAGCTCTATATGGATGGGATGCATCCATGGGGATCTCCCTCTATGATAAGATCCGGCAGGACATGAAAACATCCATGCTTAAAAAAGATACGGCCGTAAGGGATACCATGCGCCTGATTATGGGGGCGTTTCCCGGAATCACGGTTCCCATCACCCTTGAAAGCGGAAAAAAATCCACCCGGACAAAAACGCCCGAAGAAATCACGGATGAGGATATTCATAATATCATTCGAAAATTCGTCAAATCTGAAAAAACCGTGCTGGAGCTTAAAAAAGAGACATCGTCTGATTATCTGGCGCTTTTGGAATCTTACCTGCCTAAAATGGCGACCACAGAAGAGATTGAAGACTGGATAAAAGCCAATATAGATTTTTCTGCCATGAAAAGCCCCATGCAGGCCATGGGAACGGTTATGAAACATTTTGGGAAACTTGCCGACGGCAACCAGGTCAAAGGTATCCTCCAGGGGATGAGTGCTGAAAAATAACCTTTAACGCCGACGACAATTAGTGTCAACTCAAGATAAAATTTAGCGTTGTTGACATCATATGCATTGATTCATACAATGATATGCATTAGGAGGAAACACCATGAGAACGACACTCGACTTGCCCGAAGATTTGCTCATCGAAGCAATGAAAGTAACCGAAACTAAAACAAAAACCAAAGTAATTATCATGGCACTGGAAGACTTAATTCGCAAATCGAAAATTTCAGAAATTAAGCAGTTTAAAGGTGCTGTAGACTTGAATATCGACTTAGATAGACTCAGAGACAGGAAATGTCGGTTTTAGTTGATACGTCAATATGGATAGAGTATTTCAGAAGTGGCAAATGCGCAGTTACATTAGAATTTTTAATAGATGAAAATCTCATTGTGACCAATGAACTCATTCTTTGTGAGCTCATACCTTTTCTGAAACTCAGAAAGCAAAAAAAATTAGTGTCGCTATTAACTGCAATTTCAATAACGCACATTGATATAATCTGGAGCCAAATAATTGAATATCAATACAAATGCTTAAAAAACGGTATCAATGGTGTCGGAATCCCAGACCTGATCATTGCGCAAAATGCAAAACAGAATGGTCTCAACATTTATAGTTTAGATAATCATTTTAACATGATAAAAAATGTCATCGGATTTGAATTATACGGACCTTAACCGAGATACAAGTTAGCCATTAAAAATATCTCGTGTAAGGGAACCATCAACATGGGACATTCAACTTTAGATTATTACAATCAAAATGCCTTGAACGTGGCTCTAAGATACGAATCTGCAGATGTCACACAGCTGCATGAATTTCTTTTGTCCGCCCTGAAACCAGGCGGCAGACTTCTGGAGCTTGGATGTGGCTCCGGCAGGGATGCCGCCTTTATGGTCAGCCGGGGATTCAAGGTGCTGGCTACAGACGGGTGCGCCCCCATGGTTGAACAGGCAAAACGACATCACCCCGAGCTTACGGGGCATATAACGCACCTGAACCTGCCGGACGGTCTGTTAAATGAATTAGGAACCTATGACGGAATATACGCCGTTGCCGTTTTGATGCACCTTAGCGTTCCAAACATTAAGAAAACACTTCTGGGCGTAGATTCTCTTCTGACACCACAGGGCCGGTTTATATTTTCAGTCCCGGCCCGGCGGGATGATGTCATGACCGCTGAATTTGATTCCAAAGGCCGCCGATTCACAGCACTATCACCCGATGGATGGACAAATGTATGCCAGAAATGTAACCTGCAAATCATTCGAACCATGATATCCGATGACGGCCTGGGAAGAAGCGGGATTGACTGGATGAACTGCCTGGCACAAAAGCCGGCAATAAAATAAATGGACTTTCAAGAATTCAAATGAACGAACAAAAACTGACCGAAAAACTTAAACTGATAGAAGCGCTCTTTGTCGGTGCCGCCACTGCCGGAGAAAGGGAAGCGGCATTTAATGCCTTTCAAAGAGTCAAAGACCGGTTAAACGAGATAAAAAAAGAAGATCCACCCGAAGAGTATCAATTTACCATGACCGATGTCTGGTCCAAAAAATTGTTTTTAGCCCTGTTAAGACGGTACGATATCAAGCCTTACAGGTATTACCGGCAAAGACGTACCACGGTCATGGCAAAAATCCCCAAAAGTTTTGTGGATGAAACATTATGGCCTGAATTTAAAGCGTTGGATAGCACGTTGAGGAAATACCTTGAAGAAGTGACCGATAAGATTATTGGTGAAACCATTCATTCCGACAGCTCAGATGCAGAGGTCATAAAACAGCTGAAATAGGGGATTACTGATCTTCATCATCCACAGCAAGCCCCTCATCCTTAGCCCGCTGGGAGATCTGCTTGAGCTTGGCCTGTTCCTTAAGCACCTTTTTATTGGCTTCGTCGGATTTTTCCTGCAATGCAATCTTTTCTTTAAGATGCGTTAACAGGTTGGAATCATTGAGCTGCAGTTCATCGGCCTCTTTGATAAAATCTGTGGCGGATTTTGCGGCCTGTTGCGCTCTTTTCTTTGCGGCCTCCACCCTTTTTTCAGCATGCTTGAGCTCATCAAACAAGAGTGCCAGTTCGCCGGCCCGACCCTCTTCCGGGGATGAATCCAGTTCGATTTTTTGGGCAGCCATGACCACGGCCACATTTTTCAGGCTCGGCAGAAGCCGATCTACCGGCAGCTCACCAAACATCAGGGCATCTTCGTTTTTCAAGGAGACAGGGATAAACACCAAATCGGCCTGCCCGGACGTTTTAAAAAACACATCTTCATTGATTCCAAGAATAATCTTAGGTTCGGCCTGGATACGGTACTCATCCAAAGTATCGACGAGCATCTGCATGATCTGTTCATTGTCCCGGTCAAGATAACAGGCTAAAAGCCTTATTTGCGCATCTTCCCAATGATCGTCTCTTGTGATCAAATAGGCAAGAAGAAGCATGAGTCGGCTTGTGTCGTCATCCTGCCACCAAACATCAATGGTTCTCTGTTTGTCAGAATCTTCAATGACTTCATGCCGTTCCTTTTGATCCCAAAGAATGATATTGCACCCGGACTGAACTGCCGGCCGTATAAACTCCCGGTAATGGTGGAACCGAACGGTATCGTCATTCTTGACATACTGCTCATTCCAGTTCAACAGCACGGTATTGGCCTTGACCGGACCAAGACCAAAACTCTGGCACAACACAGACAGGCCGTTGGCTGCATACTCAGAAGAGAGTACAAGGGAAAAGGCTGAGCTTTCTTTCTCGGACATAATCCGGGCCAGATCCTTTTCCGCATCTGCCTTCAGTTTAACAGCACGGTATCCCCGGGCTTGAAGAATCCGCACGGCTGTTGTAATGCCGCTTTTCCCCTCGATCAAATTGGAAAAATCCAGTAA
This window of the uncultured Desulfobacter sp. genome carries:
- a CDS encoding iron ABC transporter permease, translating into MPALPGIKKSPARVAIGLGLLLGGVIVVSAAMGVVRLPFFQVLAVIWEKFCSRGPVDALTSAIIWDVRLPRILTAAIVGAGLSISGVVFQGILRNPLADPYTLGISAGAAFGACVAFLFNMSYFQGLSVGLCAFAGAVMTLAVVLYLSGGTAGGYSSNNLILSGIIVAAILSAGISFLKYAADERVSVIIFWLMGSFAAKTWSDVGLSLAFVSIGGVICLCFGRDLNLMALGDRAAASLGVDVKKSRLILLAAASLMAAVCVSVSGIIGFVGLLVPHMMRGIVGADNQWLMPVSLLAGAVLLLSADTFTRAVLPSELPIGVLTALIGGPFFCYVFKRQFSGKQKF
- a CDS encoding ABC transporter ATP-binding protein, giving the protein MGYTLKDICFSYEVQPIFSGLSLEIENGCFHGVLGPNGSGKTTLLDLITGHLKPQTGEILLDGRPLDDLTVAELAKKCALVPQDFRVNFPFTVEQVVMMGRYPHLGRFSAPGVKDRKLVAQAMAATGISDFSGRHVTELSGGERQRVVFARALAQDASCLILDEAASNLDIRHTLALMTLAADKVKKKGLTVISVMQDLNMAARFCRTLLFLKKGRVIARGPVDEVFTESVIKTVFQVSSRVYFDEAIKCKQVVFLK
- a CDS encoding ABC transporter substrate-binding protein, with protein sequence MKHFNLVFFAVFLFWALPVQSHAGCVVTDAGGRSIQVDRPFTRIISLYGAHTRNLETLGLDDEIIGICPMDDWTGKPTFSYHDGLEKFLAVRPDLVLIRPMIDRAYTALVKGMERSGIVVVSLQPGSVEKMFDYWLTLGALTGKKDQARQMVSTFKKEISKITAVTRTRPNKKQVYFEAIHSRMKTFTPGSVAIFALETAGGINIAQDAPSIRGTNIAFYGKERILSHAHEMDVFLAQKGAMNQPGIEMIKNEPGFDVIRAVKDDQIFIVDEKIVSRPTMDLLKGIHTIAEILYPGALEKGGLQ
- a CDS encoding sirohydrochlorin cobaltochelatase is translated as MKRMISAAVILAMVLCAANAYAHKEAREMKKGILLVAFGTSEASAKVSFQNIEAKVKKTFPDVDVFWAYTSHIIRHKLAKQGEMILSPAQALAKMMDKGYTHVAVQSLHTIPGEEYHELTMTVNGFKAMPGGFDRLILGFPMLGAQDTVAKAVDAVIATLPKARKANEAVVLMGHGTHHPGNIYYAAMNWQLQQKDPNIIMGTVEGYPDLGDVITWLKAKKSGKVWLMPFMSVAGDHAKNDMAGDEEDSWKSQLTKVGFACQTVLKGTAEYDAFADIWVSQLSKAMAHFK
- a CDS encoding class I SAM-dependent methyltransferase is translated as MGHSTLDYYNQNALNVALRYESADVTQLHEFLLSALKPGGRLLELGCGSGRDAAFMVSRGFKVLATDGCAPMVEQAKRHHPELTGHITHLNLPDGLLNELGTYDGIYAVAVLMHLSVPNIKKTLLGVDSLLTPQGRFIFSVPARRDDVMTAEFDSKGRRFTALSPDGWTNVCQKCNLQIIRTMISDDGLGRSGIDWMNCLAQKPAIK
- a CDS encoding DUF4126 domain-containing protein — encoded protein: MESFDQIIKTIALSMGAAWASGINLYATVFVLGILGATGNLVLPPNLEILSEPVVLWASGFMYCVEFFADKTPGVDSGWDAIHTFIRIPAGVMIAAGAVGDVNPSLALAAGILGGGLATGSHLTKSGSRLLINTSPEPFSNWIASVLEDVAVIGGILAALHNPVLFLALLVGFICLIVWLLPKIWRGIKMLFAKIKSFFNKDVPRQIS
- a CDS encoding GatB/YqeY domain-containing protein, giving the protein MAENTALYGWDASMGISLYDKIRQDMKTSMLKKDTAVRDTMRLIMGAFPGITVPITLESGKKSTRTKTPEEITDEDIHNIIRKFVKSEKTVLELKKETSSDYLALLESYLPKMATTEEIEDWIKANIDFSAMKSPMQAMGTVMKHFGKLADGNQVKGILQGMSAEK
- a CDS encoding type II toxin-antitoxin system VapB family antitoxin, which encodes MRTTLDLPEDLLIEAMKVTETKTKTKVIIMALEDLIRKSKISEIKQFKGAVDLNIDLDRLRDRKCRF
- a CDS encoding response regulator gives rise to the protein MLKKAIPHHLKWYVNHDRAIEWTDGRLVRLQIATDITELKEMEKKYQQSQKMESIGQLAGGIAHDFNNILAPIIGFSQLSQKELPDNHPVQENLTTILDGATRAGDLVKRILRFSRQQDPILKPTLLQPVINETLKLLRSTIPANINLTSDLYGGQDAVLCDDSEIHETILNLCTNAYHAIAGDQGEIIIGLNKANPPQELNLPKGEYLCLSVKDNGIGIPESIKDKIFEPYVTTKEVGKGSGLGLSVVYGIVQNCNGGIYFESRHNIGTMFKIYLPITDQAFDIEKKDSVSFSGKTGNEHILLVDDEESIVKLGITALENYGFRVTGFQDSTEALNLFKANPDDFDLVITDMAMPKMIGTELSQKILEIRPDIPIIICSGYSEKLDKDKAKDLHISKVLDKPLLITDLIENVTEILEKPKR